Below is a window of Desulfuromonas sp. DNA.
TTGGAGTCTGCACTATTTCACCCCTCCCCCAGTAACCTCTTAAAACACTGGCGCTTTCCAACTCAGGCATAAGATCCCACGTCCCTTCAAAAAGATTGCATATGGTGATAAGTTCACTTACCCCAACAATAATTACTCAATAATGGCCGCACAAACGATAATATCCGTGGGGTCTTTTTTTACGCATGTATCCCTCTATAAGAATTTTCTCCAGCGGTGGAGCGAACCACCTCCTGGTTGGAACATGAAGTACCGAGAAGCCCATCTCCTTCTTAAATTTACTCAAACTGGCATTCTCAATAATATGTGGACTGTTGATGACTTCTTTAATTTCATTTGAACGGCGGAACATCTGGATAAGTTCAAAGACCATAGCCGTTCCAATATTTGAGGACAGACTCTCCGTTGTCAGGTACAAAGAATCTATGTAGGCTGTCGATCCTATTGCGTAGGCAAAAGCGTACCCGGCAAGTTTCCCATCAATAAGACCTCCAATCAGAACTCCCGGATGGTGAATGAAGTACTGCTCTACATCCTTTTTGTAATCAACGTAAGTAGGCACTTTACCGAACCCAGTGCGCTGAACGTTAGAGATTAAAACCTCATAACCCTGTTCATATAAAAGATCAGGATCTGAAATTTGAATGAACTTTACCTTTTTCAAACAATTACGAACCTTATTCCGTCGTTTGGAACTCAACGATTGCAGATCGTATTGTTTATAATTATCCAACACATGGACCGGAAGCGCCCCGTTTGCAAAACCTGCGTCACTGACTGCAAGGGTGGTCCAGAAACCCCAGGCAAAAGGAGTCGGTCGCGTTGCCTCCGATGCAACCATTCTTGCCATCCAGTGAATTGGGCGGTAATACCCCTGAATCCCTGACGTTTCCCAATAACGGCCGCGATGACACACAATTTTCCTTCCTCGCCCCCGTAACCAATCAGCCAATTTTGCTTCGGGGACAGGGCTCAGCAATGTCTCTGACACATCGCTCATATGCCTCTCCAAGTAAACACTTTTGTCGTAGTTGAAATTTTGTTTTCAAGAAATATATCCATCAGAATATTCTAGGAATTCAGTTGGAATAACCATAACGCTTCAAAAGCGGCCAGGTTCGTGTGGTCACTTGTAGGCGGTCCTTCAGATCCATCTCTCTTTTCCAATCATCATCTTCCTTCAATCTGATTGCCCCAACCTGAAAACGGTTGGGATTGCCTGCAAGGGTGTGGTTAATCCTCAACTTCAGATCACTGCCTGTAAAAATCTCCGGAGCGTCTACCCGTTCGTCCATCATATTCAGTATTCGGTGGAGCGCCATTTGGGGATCGCGAACGAACTCTTCATAACGGATGCGTACCGATGGAATCCCTTTTAGCTTCCACAAAAATCCTTCACAAGCCAAGTTCTGAATACTCCAGGCGAGAGCGGTCGCTTTAGGATTCAACCTCTCCATAATTTCTTCTTGAGAACCCCCAGAGGGTTCTTTTTTTGCTCTTTGCCACGAGAAGGCCACCCCACGCGGATCTCGGACAAGATGAACAACATAGAGGTCAACTGAAGGGATCATCCTTAAAAGATTGGCGTAGGTTGGCAACTTAGATGAATCAACTATAACCCTAGCTGATGTGTTATCTTTGATAGATTTATAAAGCTTTTCAAGGTTTTCGAGGTAGTAAGACAGCTGTCTTATCTTTTCAGATCTTCTCCCTCCCATTCGTACAAATGGAAGGTGGCGAACCCTCATGGACTGTTTCCATATCTGACTCATTCTCTCAGCATCGATGGCCTCATAACCGCCAAAAGCATCTTTGAATATTCGCCGCCACACCTCGCATTCCTTAAAACTTTCCCCACAACCACATAATTGGTTTTTAATTACGTTCAATTCCCAAATCGAAAACATTTCTCCTAGAGAAAAAAAGACCTCAGAACGCCCAATGATTCTGTCTAACAAAGTTGTCCCACTCCGTGTAAAACCAAGCAGGTAAAGAATTTTAATGCGACTATTAAGCATCTCAACACTCTCTAATAGCAATCAACTTGCCCCATGTCCAAGCAGATCTCAACTTTCCATGTTCAACATGGAGAAATAATAACAGTTAGAGCACAAGCCTTCGCCGTGCCATTTAATGACATTTTAAAAATCTCTTTGTTT
It encodes the following:
- a CDS encoding GNAT family N-acetyltransferase, with the translated sequence MSDVSETLLSPVPEAKLADWLRGRGRKIVCHRGRYWETSGIQGYYRPIHWMARMVASEATRPTPFAWGFWTTLAVSDAGFANGALPVHVLDNYKQYDLQSLSSKRRNKVRNCLKKVKFIQISDPDLLYEQGYEVLISNVQRTGFGKVPTYVDYKKDVEQYFIHHPGVLIGGLIDGKLAGYAFAYAIGSTAYIDSLYLTTESLSSNIGTAMVFELIQMFRRSNEIKEVINSPHIIENASLSKFKKEMGFSVLHVPTRRWFAPPLEKILIEGYMRKKRPHGYYRLCGHY
- a CDS encoding sulfotransferase — protein: MLNSRIKILYLLGFTRSGTTLLDRIIGRSEVFFSLGEMFSIWELNVIKNQLCGCGESFKECEVWRRIFKDAFGGYEAIDAERMSQIWKQSMRVRHLPFVRMGGRRSEKIRQLSYYLENLEKLYKSIKDNTSARVIVDSSKLPTYANLLRMIPSVDLYVVHLVRDPRGVAFSWQRAKKEPSGGSQEEIMERLNPKATALAWSIQNLACEGFLWKLKGIPSVRIRYEEFVRDPQMALHRILNMMDERVDAPEIFTGSDLKLRINHTLAGNPNRFQVGAIRLKEDDDWKREMDLKDRLQVTTRTWPLLKRYGYSN